From the Lathyrus oleraceus cultivar Zhongwan6 chromosome 4, CAAS_Psat_ZW6_1.0, whole genome shotgun sequence genome, one window contains:
- the LOC127075674 gene encoding uncharacterized protein LOC127075674, which produces MMALENSENMQISCEASLKCLQGKGPPFTFQCSGSSMEGFPELTNEPGPHSAGNVPESNRRLGSEFLEHSNEFHSKPAYHHDYSAWTACHFNPHKLQQCQMNAFESHFYPYPVENQLQCVPINMLSQGYSREQYQEFQYFVVIDFEATCDKDKNPHPQEIIEFPSVIVSSVTGQLEACFQTYVKPTCNQLLSDFCKDLTGIQQIQVDRGVTLSEALLRHDKWLEKKGIKNANFAVVTWSSWDCRVMLESECRFKKIRKPPYFNRWINLRIPFSEVFGDVKCNLKEAVEIAGLAWQGRPHCGLDDAKNTARLLALLMHRGFKFSITNSILWQTADRSLLWKQSQEQQSAYPHCPYKARDVIHMNTPVPVIQYHPCCYCGVKSSRGMIRKPGPKQGSLFFGCGNWTTTRGARCHYFEWAST; this is translated from the exons ATGATGGCCCTTGAGAATTCAG AAAATATGCAAATTTCCTGCGAGGCATCTCTAAAGTGCCTCCAGGGAAAGGGACCCCCTTTCACTTTTCAGTGTAGTGGGAGTTCTATGGAAGGATTTCCGGAGCTTACAAATGAGCCTGGTCCGCATTCAGCTGGGAATGTTCCTGAATCCAACCGTCGTTTAGGCAGTGAGTTTCTTGAGCACTCCAATGAATTTCACAGTAAACCTGCTTATCACCATGATTACAGTGCCTGGACAGCCTGCCATTTTAATCCTCACAAGCTGCAGCAGTGTCAAATGAATGCTTTTGAGAGCCACTTTTATCCTTATCCTGTCGAGAACCAACTCCAGTGTGTTCCAATTAATATGTTATCTCAGGGTTACTCGCGGGAGCAATATCAAGAATTTCAGTATTTTGTGGTCATAGACTTTGAGGCAACCTGTGATAAGGATAAAAATCCCCATCCTCAAGAAATAATTGAGTTTCCATCTGTCATAGTGAGTAGTGTCACTGGTCAGCTGGAAGCATGTTTTCAAACTTATGTGAAGCCTACCTGCAATCAGCTTCTGAGTGACTTCTGCAAGGATCTGACCGGTATCCAGCAAATTCAG GTAGACAGAGGTGTTACATTGAGTGAGGCTCTACTGAGGCATGACAAATGGCTCGAGAAAAAGGGAATAAAGAATGCCAACTTTGCTGTGGTTACATGGTCTAGCTGGGACTGTCGTGTGATGCTTGAATCTGAGTGCCGTTTCAAGAAAATACGAAAGCCACCTTATTTCAACCG CTGGATCAACTTGAGGATTCCTTTCAGCGAGGTATTTGGTGATGTGAAGTGCAATCTAAAGGAGGCCGTCGAGATAGCCGGGTTGGCCTGGCAGGGTCGTCCTCATTGTGGCTTGGATGATGCCAAAAATACTGCTCGCCTGCTGGCACTGCTTATGCACAGAGGTTTTAAGTTTTCCATTACCAACTCCATTCTGTGGCAGACGGCTGATCGATCACTGCTCTGGAAGCAGTCTCAAGAACAGCAAAGTGCTTACCCTCATTGCCCGTACAAAGCAAGGGATGTGATTCATATGAATACCCCGGTCCCAGTGATTCAGTATCATCCCTGCTGTTATTGCGGGGTGAAAAGCAGTAGGGGCATGATCAGAAAGCCAGGGCCTAAGCAAGGGAGCCTTTTCTTTGGATGTGGAAATTGGACTACAACAAGAGGTGCGCGCTGCCATTACTTTGAATGGGCATCTACCTAA